One Drosophila willistoni isolate 14030-0811.24 chromosome 2R unlocalized genomic scaffold, UCI_dwil_1.1 Seg167, whole genome shotgun sequence DNA segment encodes these proteins:
- the LOC6644333 gene encoding uncharacterized protein LOC6644333, with translation MQMQVQLSPLWEHILRTRRMPETICPTLMFAEFHERLQDPEWQVRQHALRVLVDVLVVMQAKADKHMRELIVQLVENLGHQAPTVRKGALDCLRVYLAETAHPEVVMMQIFDIGLIQSNNEATARLSCGVLLSFPALLQSVFHTPQRDFIVQHSLERLVQHLEKLNHQEITLRTLTKTRELLGVKEFESYMTKNGGLTKYLRLCKVHRIGSEYEKPSRAGAWRPNRDHNWRIGSSGISHESSTAGAPKQPSCPEKGKVIMETEIKINEDTVTMRLLEADTETEESETPSVTRNSNDLVIGRPLSHHHDGGIVRVISDSELDEPVPVSVVGAVNSEPNTPSRGPKRVTFGGEVVKMRTPDSDAANSSANNTNNIVVVSSPEEPKDSPLPISESKTSELIVEIPIDNTKPLPRPMSSSTPGRQRSFDGIEPPEKDPQLTPSPLPQAVLYRSHSTSPVGSNNISPKVPHKQIEVLHNLQRDPSPRSMRRGESPDDIAPSFIPTHFSASSASSPKAVRNITVISPEPASPKSWEDLDIVNYKTIMDLRSGDWRNRLQGMAQLEIALSSSINLAQVQPYLTSLLRTLLSSERHIEVAELKRELLVNLITRLPLDNLENRTLQILTGLCRQSYSGANRVCRALMQRLPAGTIVAKLTAPEFLHAKSSKFRDHALQMSIYALMTLPGTCFDINILTAQTIYAAVNRKRRVRQAALEVLAVLADISSKEEVIRIVNEMGANSPALLAAVRTRLSRLQLPMIAPDGSVLYALNQPEVIRTGADVDWIAQGEGGSASPNAIKRRRVRAAVAGRNCGSTNLKESDENLQRHSFHSPPETFDITSPNSNDFSHRISQGARSMSVFPSNMMDRRLATKACSETSMDGRSTDSTTTTCSSGSGSFVQLTMRQVDRNSRFPAMSQHTDFVNNFMRSMQQTKNYPYPYASHTFDGPPAYPKVNYTLTKSPQHTAKKMQQQNSLAQQDTRSVAASFKANESKLQRSNSVFRDIHRVPTHALEKDNSEILTTKARSNVSPIDVPVSQSTVDMVHGSPISVKSTSYSQKSTASVKSKCESEPFDELIVDDMEKEVDERDDLEEVEKKKEVEDKDSSLKRNESVNSLHTTESIKTQLEDTTPQLSRAQSIKSLAIEEELEGSNSFLVVEEQVQHDLESSPPTTEPDNVEVPINVSARTHEDLVINSRSISLDSLYCSGVKQGSTSSSSTTDNNTIQTKPLLKQKSKTSYFLSRNQRRVSPVKQAIKMSQAELFPQNMTRFEKPREALLKTFDQLDSSNWEVNVSGLKSMVRLIRYHPEYLDSHMHMTCIQLTRSVRNLRSQVARAACQASAELFVLKSKFLETEFDDLICGLLHRTADTNRFLRADATRALESMVDHSQPAKILNILSNKGAQHQNALVRTTTAKLLFRLVERLGSDRIYAMTRENRDKFFVIGANLLLEGSLATRSYAKSLFRALSDHASYQRLLLEVIPPRTYRNVEKTLRSINR, from the exons atgcaaatgcaagtCCAGCTGTCGCCACTATGGGAGCACATTCTACGTACTCGCCGGATGCCGGAAACTATTTGTCCGACCCTCATGTTTGCTGAATTTCATGAGCGGCTGCAGGATCCCGAATGGCAGGTGCGCCAACACGCTTTGCGTGTCCTAGTCGATGTCCTGGTAGTGATGCAGGCCAAGGCCGATAAGCATATGCGGGAGCTGATCGTCCAGCTGGTGGAGAACTTGGGTCATCAGGCACCAACAGTGCGAAAGGGTGCCTTGGACTGTCTGCGAGTCTATTTGGCTGAGACAGCCCATCCTGAAGTGGTTATGATGCAAATTTTCGACATTGGCCTGATCCAATCCAATAATGAGGCAACCGCTCGCCTGAGCTGCGGTGTCTTGCTCTCCTTTCCGGCATTGCTGCAGTCGGTTTTTCACACACCTCAGCGTGATTTCATAGTGCAGCATTCTTTGGAACGTCTTGTCCAGCATTTGGAGAAACTTAACCATCAAGAAATTACCCTAAGGACATTAACAAAAACCAGGGAGCTTCTGGGAGTAAAAGAGTTTGAGAGTTACATGACcaaaaatggtggcctaacaaaatatttgcGTTTGTGTAAAGTGCACAGAATCGGAAGTGAATATGAGAAGCCCAGTCGAGCGGGCGCCTGGCGGCCCAATAGGGATCACAATTGGCGAATCGGGAGCAGTGGTATTTCCCACGAATCCTCCACAGCAGGAGCTCCAAAGCAGCCTAGTTGTCCTGAGAAGGGAAAAGTCATCATGGAAACGGAAATTAAAATCAACGAAGATACTGTGACAATGCGACTACTAGAGGCCGACACCGAAACGGAGGAGTCCGAAACTCCAAGTGTAACACGCAATTCCAACGATTTGGTAATTGGTCGTCCACTCTCTCACCATCACGATGGTGGCATAGTGCGAGTTATAAGTGATTCCGAACTAGATGAGCCCGTCCCAGTTTCTGTAGTGGGTGCAGTCAACAGCGAACCGAATACACCATCTCGCGGACCGAAACGTGTCACCTTTGGTGGTGAGGTGGTCAAAATGCGTACCCCAGACAGCGATGCAGCGAATTCTTCAGCAAATAACACAAACAACATTGTCGTGGTATCATCACCAGAAGAGCCAAAGGATTCACCTTTGCCAATAAGTGAGAGTAAAACGTCCGAACTTATTGTGGAAATACCTATTGATAATACAAAACCATTGCCGCGACCAATGAGCTCTAGCACGCCAGGCCGACAAAGAAGCTTCGATGGCATCGAACCACCAGAGAAAGACCCACAACTGACGCCTTCCCCGCTGCCCCAAGCTGTGCTGTATCGCAGTCATAGTACTAGTCCAGTGGGCAGTAATAATATCAGTCCAAAAGTACCGCACAAGCAAATCGAAGTACTTCATAATCTTCAACGCGATCCTTCGCCACGTTCTATGCGACGTGGTGAGAGTCCTGATGACATTGCCCCATCGTTTATTCCCACCCACTTTTCGGCATCATCAGCATCTTCTCCCAAGGCAGTGAGAAATATCACGGTTATATCTCCCGAGCCGGCATCACCCAAATCATGGGAAGACCTAGATATTGTCAACTATAAAACCATTATGGACCTACGTTCGGGG GACTGGAGGAATCGGTTGCAGGGCATGGCCCAACTTGAGATCGCATTGAGCTCTTCCATTAATCTGGCTCAGGTACAACCTTATCTAACAAGTCTCTTGCGCACATTGCTCTCATCAGAGCGTCACATCGAGGTGGCCGAGCTGAAGCGGGAGCTGCTGGTCAATCTAATCACCCGCCTCCCTTTGGACAATCTGGAGAATCGTACTCTGCAAATATTGACAGGTCTTTGCCGGCAAAGCTACTCGGGAGCCAATCGTGTGTGTAGGGCTTTGATGCAACGACTTCCAGCGGGTACCATAGTGGCCAAGCTGACTGCCCCAGAGTTTCTGCATGCCAAGAGCTCCAAG TTTCGCGATCATGCCCTGCAAATGTCCATATATGCTCTGATGACCTTGCCGGGCACATGTTTCGACATTAATATACTAACTGCCCAGACCATTTACGCTGCAGTGAATCGTAAACGAAGAGTACGTCAAGCCGCATTGGAGGTCCTTGCCGTATTGGCGGATATTTCGTCCAAGGAAGAAGTCATACGAATTGTCAATGAAATGGGTGCCAATTCGCCGGCTCTGTTGGCAGCCGTCAGGACGCGTTTGTCTCGCCTTCAATTGCCTATGATTGCCCCGGATGGCAGTGTTTTGTACGCATTAAATCAACCGGAAGTTATTCGCACTGGCGCCGATGTCGACTGGATTGCCCAAGGAGAGGGTGGCTCCGCCTCACCGAATGCCATCAAACGGCGACGTGTCCGTGCAGCGGTGGCAGGTCGAAATTGTGGATCAACCAATTTAAAAGAGTCCGATGAGAACCTTCAACGACATTCCTTTCATTCGCCGCCCGAAACTTTTGATATCACTAGCCCCAACTCAAAT GACTTTTCGCACAGAATAAGTCAGGGTGCTAGATCAATGAGTG TCTTTCCAAGCAACATGATGGACCGTCGTCTGGCTACCAAGGCGTGCTCAGAGACTTCAATGGATGGCAGAAGCACTGATAGCACGACAACCACTTGCAGCAGCGGAAGCGGCAGTTTCGTCCAGTTGACAATGCGCCAAGTCGATCGAAACTCACG ATTTCCGGCCATGAGCCAACATACGGACTTTGTCAACAATTTCATGCGTAGCATgcaacaaaccaaaaactatcCGTATCCCTATGCATCGCATACATTTGACGGACCACCGGCATATCCAAAAGTCAATTATACATTAACCAAGTCCCCACAGCACACGGCTAAGAAgatgcaacaacaaaactctCTTGCACAGCAGGACACCCGAAGTGTTGCAG CATCTTTTAAGGCAAATGAATCAAAACTACAGCGCAGTAATAGTGTATTCAGAGATATTCATCGAGTACCAACCCATGCATTGGAGAAGGACAATAGTGAGATTTTAACAACGAAAGCGAGGTCAAA TGTTAGCCCGATAGACGTGCCGGTGAGTCAATCTACAGTGGATATGGTCCACGGTTCCCCTATATCTGTGAAGTCCACCAGCTATTCGCAAAAGTCCACCGCTTCGGTCAAGTCGAAATGTGAGTCAGAACCTTTTGATGAACTCATAGTGGATGATATGGAAAAGGAGGTGGATGAGAGGGACGATTTGGAGGAAGTGGAGAAGAAGAAGGAAGTTGAGGATAAGGATTCATCATTGAAGCGCAACGAAAGTGTGAATAGTCTGCATACCACGGAGAGCATTAAAACCCAACTAGAGGATACTACGCCACAATTGTCGCGGGCTCAGTCCATCAAATCACTAGCCATTGAGGAGGAACTGGAGGGCAGTAACAGTTTTCTAGTTGTCGAGGAGCAGGTCCAACACGATCTAGAGTCAAGTCCGCCAACCACAGAGCCGGATAACGTGGAAGTGCCAATCAATGTGTCAGCCAGAACACACGAAGATTTGGTCATAAATTCGCGCAGCATTTCGCTAGACTCACTATATTGCAGTGGGGTCAAACAGGGGTCCACTAGCTCCAGCTCGACCACGGACAATAATACCATACAAACAAAACCACTGCTGAAGCAAAAATCCAAGACGTCATATTTCCTGTCCCGTAACCAACGACGAGTCTCGCCCGTAAAGCAGGCCATTAAGATGTCCCAAGCTGAGCTTTTCCCCCAGAATATGACGCGATTCGAGAAACCGCGGGAAGCCCTCCTAAAGACATTTGATCAGCTGGACTCCAGCAATTGGGAGGTCAATGTGAGTGGACTAAAGAGTATGGTGAGACTTATACGCTATCATCCGGAATACTTGGACAGTCACATGCACATGACATGCATTCAACTGACCCGATCTGTGCGTAATCTTCGCTCCCAAGTGGCCCGTGCCGCTTGTCAAGCCTCAGCTGAATTGTTTGTGCTCAAATCGAAGTTTCTGGAAACTGAATTTGATGACTTAATATGCGGACTATTGCATCGTACAGCAGATACGAACCGTTTTCTGCGAGCCGATGCAACACGGGCTTTGGAGTCCATGGTGGATCATTCTCAACCGGCGAAAATATTGAATATTCTCAGCAACAAAGGAGCTCAACATCAGAATGCTTTGGTCAGGACAACAACAGCCAAGTTGCTATTCAGACTGGTCGAACGACTGGGCAGCGATCGAATCTATGCGATGACACGAGAGAACCGGGACAAATTCTTTGTCATTGGAGCGAATCTGCTGCTTGAGGGAAGCTTGGCCACGCGCAGCTATGCCAAGTCCTTGTTTCGAGCCCTGTCCGATCATGCGAGCTATCAGCGCCTGTTATTAGAGGTTATTCCACCGCGCACCTATCGAAACGTGGAGAAGACATTACGAAGCATTAATCGTTAA
- the LOC6644255 gene encoding RNA-binding protein 7 has protein sequence MDHIIAAIHEAAAQQQQQMFQSPFPLMQLQLGGGNYDHAQYISGYGQPIGNYPQPVQGPFSEKEQEYAEDDDEDDEQQRTLFCGNLDERVSEEILYEVFLTAGPIESARIPLDPAGRQRTYGFITYQHACAVPFALELYQGLELFQKKVTIKHQGTPQPSSRDQDQQQRSRNRNPFNPFMPDTSSPSGGASRHMRHSLHDAKPYDRQQDLRRRSDSAVMDRNRSRHHQHQSQNHHNHNTGGNRRSEQRNQGKRRL, from the exons ATGGATCACATTATAGCTGCCATTCATGAGGCAGcagcgcagcagcagcagcaaatgtTTCAATCGCCGTTTCCATTGATGCAGTTACAGCTTGGAGGCGGTAATTATGATCATG cCCAATACATATCCGGTTATGGACAGCCCATAGGAAACTATCCACAACCTGTACAGGGTCCGTTTTCAGAGAAGGAGCAGGAATATGCCGAAGATGACGACGAGGATGATGAACAGCAACGGACTCTCTTTTGTGGTAATCTAGACGAACGAGTTAGCGAGGAGATTCTATACGAAGTCTTTCTAACGGCCGGTCCCATCGAAAGTGCACGGATACCATTAGATCCTGCGGGTAGGCAACGAACTTACGGTTTCATAACGTACCAACATGCGTGTGCAGTGCCTTTTGCTTTGGAACTATACCAAGGCTTGGAGTTGTTCCAGAAAAAGGTCACCATCAAACACCAGGGTACCCCGCAGCCTTCATCAAGAGACCAGGATCAGCAGCAACGTTCACGCAATAGAAACCCCTTTAATCCATTCATGCCAGACACAAGCAGCCCTAGTGGAGGCGCATCACGTCACATGCGCCACAGTTTACACGACGCAAAACCCTATGACCGGCAGCAGGATCTGCGTCGTCGCAGTGATAGCGCCGTGATGGATCGGAATCGTTCAAggcatcatcagcatcagtcGCAAaatcatcataatcataataCTGGCGGCAATCGGCGATCCGAGCAACGTAACCAAGGGAAACGGAGATTATAG
- the LOC6644252 gene encoding uncharacterized protein LOC6644252, translating into MRWIWFALFFFVGWKWTGIESKESCYYISFTYTNWTDAQPRFVVNMTFSNQSGIGSITTINEEIPMPVSRLLVLQIGGNQPRTIYNASTKLCELQSLFNSVPLFKPAKDNFLKQGNYSFSCPLPRGTYVMSNMRINPKNPLLSLLYQPKRSFIVRGGLFEELPSGRISPLSTYFMAGKVIKRSCGASD; encoded by the exons ATGCGTTGGATTTGGTTTGCTTTGTTCTTCTTTGTTGGCTGGAAATGGACGGGAATTGAGAGCAAAGAG AGCTGCTACTACATTAGTTTCACCTACACCAACTGGACAGATGCACAGCCCCGTTTCGTGGTCAATATGACATTCTCGAATCAATCGGGCATTGGGTCGATTACCACAATCAATGAGGAGATTCCAATGCCGGTGTCTCGTCTCCTGGTACTCCAGATTGGCGGTAACCAGCCTCGGACCATTTACAATGCCTCAACGAAACTTTGTGAACTACAATCTCTGTTCAATTCGGTGCCTCTGTTCAAGCCGGCCAAGGACAACTTTTTGAAGCAGGGTAACTACTCCTTCAGCTGCCCCCTGCCCAGGGGTACCTATGTGATGTCCAATATGCGGATAAATCCAAAAAACCCGCTCCTAAGTCTATTGTATCAGCCCAAACGTTCGTTTATCGTGAGAGGTGGACTCTTCGAGGAGCTTCCCTCTGGACGCATAAGTCCATTGTCCACATATTTTATGGCAGGCAAAGTGATTAAAAGGAGCTGCGGAGCAAGTGACTAA
- the LOC6644254 gene encoding uncharacterized protein LOC6644254 → MGEVPKITDLNKVIEPHLPEGSKLVSYESSYLTKPGEHYGSLMLAIKAQIKKSDNTTEELPIIAKLPPLTNDLYWQIFQPERTCVTENSVYKYLSAELDKLQLEAGLLPTELFDGLPRYYGSRISLQEDAKKVDRDAVLLAENLTVRGYRPGNRHKPYDLAHTVLILNYLAQYHALPIALRLKKPQIYDQLVRPYFRKFDMNSNIPEAQNHIMNEETLADIKAVSDDNESDVKRVEELLKIYAEFQAGEDVEDGPFNTLVHGDLWINNLMIKYNDEGIPSKLKFVDFQICQYESLIHDIIFLLFSSVENEVLEANYYNFLKIYYKAFIKCLNSVEVDTSNYSFDAFQAEVQKKAHIQVPHAVFMMKVVMADSSTIPDDYKDVDMSVLSKNRGSKTIIKKLAEILRLAKKFNIFE, encoded by the exons ATGGGAGAAGTACCAAAAATTACAGATTTAAACAAAGTGATCGAGCCCCATTTACCTGAGGGTTCAAAACTCGTATCATATGAAAGTAGTTATTTAACCAAGCCGGGAGAACACTATGGCAGCCTGATGTTGGCCATTAAGGCCCAAATTAAAAAATCAGATAATACAACGGAGGAGCTTCCAATTATAGCCAAATTACCACCGCTTACCAATGATCTCTATTGGCAGATATTCCAGCCAGAACGTACTTGTGTCACGGAGAATTCCGTGTACAAGTACTTAAGTGCAGAATTGGACAAACTACAATTGGAGGCAGGTCTTCTTCCCACCGAGCTATTCGATGGCCTACCCCGTTACTACGGTTCCCGAATTTCTCTGCAAGAAGACGCCAAAAAAGTTGATCGCGATGCTGTGCTATTGGCTGAAAATCTAACAGTTCGCGGCTATAGACCAGGCAATCGTCATAAACCGTACGATCTAGCTCACACGGTTCTAATCCTTAATTATCTGGCCCAATATCATGCCTTGCCCATTGCCCTGCGTCTGAAGAAGCCTCAAATATATGACCAACTTGTCCGGCCCTATTTTAGGAAGTTTGATATGAACAGTAATATCCCTGAAGCGCAAAACCACATTATGAATGAAGAAACCTTGGCGGATATTAAAGCAGTGAGCGATGATAATGAGAGTGATGTCAAGCGTGTTGAGGAATTACTAAAAATCTATGCAGAATTCCAAGCGGGCGAAGATGTGGAAGATGGCCCATTTAATACACTGGTTCATGGAGATCTATGGATTAATAACTTAATGATCAAATACAATG ATGAAGGAATACCCTCAAAATTGAAATTCGTCGATTTTCAAATATGTCAATATGAATCCTTGATACACgacataatatttttactatTCTCGAGTGTGGAGAATGAGGTATTGGAGGCAAACTACtacaattttttgaaaatctaCTACAAAGCGTTCATAAAGTGTTTGAACAGTGTCGAAGTGGACACGAGCAACTATTCGTTTGATGC ATTTCAAGCAGAAGTCCAAAAGAAGGCTCATATTCAAGTGCCACATGCCGTGTTCATGATGAAAGTGGTTATGGCTGATAGTAGCACAATACCCGATGATTACAAGGATGTCGATATGAGCGTTCTTTCTAAAAATAGAGGATCAAAGacaattataaaaaaattggcTGAAATTCTACGTCTGGCaaagaagtttaacatttttgaatag
- the LOC6644251 gene encoding glutamine synthetase 1, mitochondrial: protein MAFRVAGLFLKKELVAPTIRTFRTSLAAPAQFLNNSPNTALDKSILQRYRNLETPANRVQATYLWIDGTGENIRLKDRVLDKVPSSVEDLPDWQYDGSSTYQAHGENSDTTLKPRALYRDPFKPGKNDVIVLCDTYSADGKPTPSNKRAAFQEAFDQIGNQEPWFGIEQEYTLLDVDGRPFGWPDNGFPAPQGPYYCGVGADRVYARDLVEAHAIACLYAGIDFAGTNAEVMPAQWEYQVGPSNGLKASDDLWVSRYILQRIAEEYGVVVTFDPKPMEGQWNGAGAHTNFSTKAMRADGGIKAIEQAIEKLSHHHQRHIKAYDPKEGKDNERRLVGRLETSSIDKFSWGVANRAVSVRVPRGVATAGKGYFEDRRPSSNCDPYAVCGALVRTCLLNE, encoded by the coding sequence ATGGCATTCCGCGTCGCCGGACTTTTCCTTAAGAAGGAGCTAGTTGCTCCCACCATCCGCACATTTCGCACTTCGTTGGCCGCTCCAGCGCAATTCCTGAACAACTCGCCCAATACGGCCTTGGACAAGAGTATATTGCAACGGTATCGCAATTTGGAGACTCCAGCCAATCGAGTTCAGGCCACTTACCTATGGATTGACGGCACTGGTGAGAATATTCGTCTAAAGGATCGTGTCCTGGACAAAGTGCCCAGCTCTGTTGAGGATCTGCCCGATTGGCAATACGACGGCAGCTCAACGTACCAGGCTCACGGAGAGAACTCCGATACGACTCTTAAGCCCCGTGCCCTCTACCGTGATCCCTTCAAGCCGGGCAAGAACGATGTCATTGTCCTCTGCGATACCTACAGTGCCGATGGCAAGCCCACGCCCTCGAACAAGCGTGCCGCCTTCCAGGAGGCCTTCGATCAAATTGGCAACCAGGAGCCATGGTTCGGCATTGAACAGGAATACACTCTGCTCGATGTCGATGGCCGTCCCTTCGGCTGGCCCGACAATGGTTTCCCCGCCCCCCAAGGACCCTACTACTGCGGCGTGGGAGCCGATCGTGTGTATGCCCGCGATCTGGTGGAGGCTCATGCCATTGCCTGCCTCTATGCTGGCATCGATTTCGCCGGCACCAATGCCGAGGTGATGCCCGCCCAATGGGAATACCAGGTAGGACCCAGCAACGGTCTGAAGGCCAGCGATGATCTCTGGGTATCGCGTTATATCCTGCAACGCATTGCCGAGGAATACGGAGTGGTAGTTACCTTCGATCCCAAGCCCATGGAGGGCCAATGGAATGGTGCCGGAGCCCACACCAACTTCTCCACCAAGGCAATGCGCGCCGATGGCGGCATCAAGGCCATCGAACAGGCCATCGAGAAACTGAGCCATCATCACCAGCGTCACATCAAGGCCTACGATCCCAAGGAGGGCAAGGACAATGAGCGTCGTTTGGTCGGTCGCCTGGAGACCTCCAGCATCGACAAGTTCTCATGGGGTGTGGCCAATCGGGCGGTCAGTGTGCGAGTTCCGCGAGGCGTGGCCACCGCTGGCAAGGGTTACTTCGAGGATCGCCGTCCCAGTTCCAATTGTGATCCGTACGCCGTCTGTGGCGCCCTTGTGCGCACTTGTCTGCTGAACGAGTAA
- the LOC6644253 gene encoding uncharacterized protein LOC6644253 encodes MSKSLLQIRELAKVIQPELVGGGRLHDYQVASLTQPGENYGSILIAIRAKLELPNSVGEFYGKEIVAKVPPRDPKYWQFIQPERTCLTENAIYKNLVPALIKLQEEAGLAKSEFFDGFAHYYGSRTSLGTILVDQDAVLLLENLKASNYVTGNRLRPLDLAHTQLALKYLAEFHALPLALRLKRPQLFDEQIRPFFQKFDWHAAAPELKATMKAETLEDIRRATGNNLELIERVRHLSDVFFEFLAMPPDRPNGPFASIIHCDYWINNLMFKYDSSGTPLQMKIIDFQTAQYDSVIHDIIAFLFSSVDTRILEEHYVSMLQMYYNHFISCLHRVGIDTTDSHSYQAFLAEIKRVAYIQIPHAIFMTRFILAGSPDEEEQVTHIQELDNVLKTSSGGASERIYRKLNDILRLAQKFDILY; translated from the exons ATGTCGAAAAGTTTGTTACAGATTCGAGAACTTGCCAAGGTCATACAACCAGAACTAGTTGGTGGCGGAAGACTGCATGACTATCAAGTGGCCAGCCTAACGCAACCCGGTGAGAATTATGGCAGTATTCTGATAGCTATCAGAGCGAAATTGGAACTACCCAATTCAGTGGGGGAATTCTATGGGAAGGAGATTGTGGCCAAGGTGCCACCGCGGGATCCCAAGTATTGGCAGTTCATACAACCGGAAAGAACATGTTTGACTGAAAATGCTATCTACAAGAACCTTGTGCCAGCTCTTATCAAGCTGCAAGAGGAGGCAGGTTTAGCTAAATCTGAGTTCTTTGACGGTTTTGCCCATTACTATGGTTCACGAACCTCGCTGGGTACCATCTTGGTCGATCAGGATGCGGTCTTGTTGCTAGAAAATTTGAAGGCAAGCAACTATGTAACAGGCAATAGGTTACGGCCACTTGATTTGGCCCACACACAGCTGGCTCTTAAGTACTTGGCCGAATTCCATGCTCTTCCCCTGGCCTTGCGATTGAAGAGGCCCCAACTCTTTGACGAGCAAATAAGACCTTTCTTTCAAAAATTCGATTGGCATGCTGCTGCCCCAGAGCTAAAAGCCACCATGAAGGCCGAAACTTTGGAGGATATACGTAGAGCTACTGGAAATAATTTGGAACTAATAGAACGTGTACGTCATCTCTCGGATGTGTTCTTTGAGTTTCTAGCAATGCCACCAGATAGACCCAATGGCCCATTTGCCAGCATTATCCATTGTGATTATTGGATCAATAACTTAATGTTCAAGTATG ATTCTTCTGGCACACCTCTGCAGATGAAAATAATTGACTTTCAGACAGCCCAATACGATTCGGTGATTCATGACATAATCGCGTTCCTGTTCTCCAGCGTCGATACACGTATTTTGGAGGAACACTACGTGAGCATGTTGCAGATGTACTACAATCATTTTATCAGCTGCCTGCACCGGGTGGGCATAGATACGACTGACTCACATAGTTACCAAGC GTTCCTTGCGGAAATTAAACGTGTAGCCTACATTCAAATACCTCACGCCATATTCATGACTCGATTTATTCTTGCCGGTTCGCCAGATGAAGAGGAGCAAGTGACACACATTCAGGAGCTGGACAATGTGCTCAAAACAAGCAGTGGAGGTGCATCGGAACGCATTTATCGTAAACTAAATGACATTCTAAGATTGGCACAGAAATTTGATATACTCTATTAA